One Brachyspira pilosicoli P43/6/78 genomic window carries:
- a CDS encoding adenylosuccinate synthase: MASVIIVGTQWGDEGKGKIVDYLANKAQYVVRSQGGSNAGHTVVVDNVKYKLRLLPSGILHKDKVCIIGNGVVIEPKVFLSEIDGLIEKKVNMSNLKISNRAHVLMPYHKILDELQEEDLGENKLGTTKNGIGPCYMDKASRLGIRIVDLMNKEVFAKKLKFNVELKNKLLKKLYNHEGINYEELLKEYLEYAERLRPYVADTTTILNKAIKEKKNILFEGAQATMLDLDHGTYPFVTSSYPAAGGACTGSGVGPRKIDNVIGVVKAYSTRVGEGPFPSELFDDVGQFIRDKGGEYGTVTGRARRCGWLDACVIKYASYINGLDSVAITRLDILDELEKLKICVAYKYNGEILEDYPADLDILSKVEPVYEEFDGWKTSTTNIREYDKLPENAKKYLKRLSEVIDTEISIVSVGAGRDETIIIKDIF, translated from the coding sequence ATGGCTTCAGTTATTATTGTAGGTACACAGTGGGGTGATGAAGGCAAAGGAAAAATTGTTGATTATCTTGCTAATAAGGCTCAATATGTAGTTCGTTCTCAGGGCGGAAGTAATGCAGGACACACCGTTGTTGTTGATAATGTAAAATATAAATTAAGGCTTCTTCCTTCTGGTATACTTCATAAAGATAAAGTATGCATTATAGGTAATGGTGTTGTAATAGAGCCTAAGGTGTTTTTAAGTGAAATTGACGGTCTTATAGAAAAAAAAGTTAATATGTCTAATTTAAAAATATCTAACAGAGCTCATGTTCTTATGCCTTATCATAAAATATTAGATGAACTTCAAGAAGAGGATTTGGGTGAAAATAAACTCGGCACTACTAAAAACGGAATAGGTCCTTGTTATATGGATAAAGCAAGCCGTTTGGGTATAAGAATAGTTGATTTAATGAATAAAGAAGTGTTTGCTAAAAAATTAAAGTTTAATGTTGAACTTAAAAACAAACTTCTTAAAAAGCTTTATAATCATGAAGGAATTAATTACGAAGAGTTATTAAAAGAGTATTTGGAATATGCTGAGAGATTAAGACCTTATGTTGCTGACACTACTACAATATTAAATAAAGCAATAAAAGAAAAGAAAAACATATTATTTGAAGGTGCTCAGGCTACTATGCTTGACTTAGACCATGGTACATATCCTTTTGTAACATCATCATACCCTGCTGCGGGCGGTGCTTGTACTGGTTCTGGAGTTGGACCTAGAAAGATAGATAATGTTATAGGAGTTGTTAAGGCTTATTCTACAAGAGTTGGAGAAGGACCTTTCCCTTCAGAGCTTTTCGATGATGTAGGGCAGTTTATAAGAGACAAAGGCGGGGAATACGGTACTGTTACAGGAAGAGCAAGAAGATGCGGTTGGCTTGATGCTTGCGTTATAAAATATGCTTCATACATAAATGGGCTTGATTCTGTAGCAATTACTAGACTCGATATATTAGATGAATTAGAAAAGCTAAAAATATGCGTTGCATACAAATATAACGGCGAAATATTAGAAGACTATCCAGCTGATTTGGATATACTTTCAAAAGTTGAACCTGTATATGAAGAGTTTGACGGTTGGAAAACAAGCACTACAAACATTAGAGAATATGATAAGCTTCCAGAAAATGCTAAAAAATACTTAAAAAGATTAAGCGAAGTAATAGACACAGAAATATCAATAGTGTCTGTTGGAGCTGGAAGAGATGAAACTATCATCATAAAAGATATTTTTTAA
- a CDS encoding adenine-specific DNA methylase, whose protein sequence is MKQKTIINQLETDKKLISILKKLPNNYWDFKNENTKEYTIHSYPAVMVPHISRNIINIVKQIMEVDSLFDPFSGSGTVLVEGMLANIKTVYGNDINPLAIFISKVKTNKLDIHELKKEVSVLLENINNDYKKNIDFYEGADEYCKKSLDITSKNGWGDNAPKYLREYIKLNKINFEVPDFKNIGYWFKPRVILKLQMIKNHILTIKKENIRNFIFVAFSELVRIVSNRRNGEFKMFRMLPAKVESFNPDVLKEFTYILENNIKKMHSFVEACKNNNSNSKVKIFNNNVIDLFCIPDSSIDLVITSPPYGDSRTTVAYGEYSRLSLQWLDLFELSQKEIMMLDKRLMGGVKFKNGFEFSIPSKTLNKSLNTIKNIDLERAGDVYSFYLDLEKAISSISKKTKKGGYQFWVVANRTVKGELLKTDKIITEIASKYNMDYVYTIDRNIINKVMPSLNSPTNIAGKKSETMCNEHIVILRK, encoded by the coding sequence ATGAAACAAAAAACAATTATTAATCAGTTAGAAACAGATAAAAAATTAATATCTATACTTAAAAAGCTTCCTAACAATTATTGGGATTTCAAAAATGAAAACACAAAAGAATATACTATACATAGCTATCCAGCTGTAATGGTGCCTCATATAAGCAGAAATATTATTAATATAGTTAAGCAAATTATGGAGGTTGATTCTTTGTTTGACCCATTTTCTGGCTCAGGTACAGTTCTTGTTGAAGGTATGCTTGCTAATATTAAAACAGTGTATGGAAACGATATTAATCCTCTTGCTATATTTATTTCAAAGGTAAAAACTAATAAACTTGATATACATGAGCTTAAAAAAGAAGTTTCAGTTTTATTAGAAAATATTAATAATGATTATAAAAAAAATATAGATTTTTATGAAGGGGCAGACGAGTATTGTAAAAAAAGTCTTGATATTACATCAAAAAATGGTTGGGGAGATAATGCTCCAAAATATCTTAGAGAATATATAAAATTAAATAAAATTAATTTTGAAGTACCTGATTTTAAAAATATTGGCTATTGGTTTAAGCCTAGAGTGATATTAAAGCTTCAAATGATTAAAAACCATATTCTAACAATCAAAAAAGAAAATATAAGAAATTTTATCTTTGTGGCATTTAGTGAATTAGTTAGGATTGTATCTAATAGAAGAAATGGAGAGTTCAAAATGTTTAGAATGCTTCCTGCAAAAGTTGAAAGTTTTAATCCAGATGTATTAAAAGAATTCACTTATATTTTAGAAAATAATATTAAAAAAATGCATAGTTTTGTTGAAGCTTGCAAAAACAATAACAGTAATTCAAAAGTTAAAATATTTAATAATAATGTTATAGACTTATTTTGTATTCCTGATTCATCTATTGATTTAGTAATTACATCTCCTCCTTATGGCGACAGCAGAACAACTGTTGCTTATGGAGAATATAGCAGATTATCTCTTCAATGGTTAGATTTATTTGAACTTTCTCAAAAAGAAATAATGATGCTTGATAAAAGATTGATGGGAGGAGTTAAGTTTAAAAATGGATTTGAATTTTCAATTCCAAGTAAAACTTTAAATAAATCTCTTAACACTATAAAAAATATTGATTTAGAGCGTGCAGGCGATGTATATAGTTTTTATTTAGATTTAGAAAAAGCAATATCTTCAATTTCCAAGAAAACTAAAAAAGGAGGATATCAATTTTGGGTAGTTGCTAATAGAACTGTTAAAGGAGAACTTTTAAAAACAGATAAGATAATAACAGAAATTGCAAGTAAATATAATATGGATTATGTTTATACAATTGACAGAAACATAATTAACAAAGTAATGCCATCATTAAACTCACCAACGAATATAGCAGGCAAAAAATCAGAAACTATGTGTAATGAACATATTGTAATTCTTAGAAAATAA
- the lon gene encoding endopeptidase La, with protein sequence MSENNENKENKNNDIEKNENIENKTEDKTIETNQENDSDNAVSIVEDKLPSRLIIIPVMGKPLFPGLYAPFPIPASQANAVNKAIAENDGFLGLNLYIQDEPKDIKKTTIDEIYKVGVVVKVFKKLNLPDGGLNLLINSIKRYKIIRYISTDPVIRAEPLYIPDIVTTNNDKEAKEIKAYTRALLSEVKSLSENNPLFTEEMRLTMVNVDDPGKLADFVTSMINVERASQQEILETFDVQERLEKVLLLLQKEREITKLQQKIQGSINSKIQKQQRDYFLKEQLKEIKKELGYDTDPKQKDIDKYKKELKELKIVDEVRERMEQEIEKISTIDTHSPEYTVSKNYLDTLFALPWNKENKEREDITKSKKILDRDHYGLEDVKERIYEFLAVRKLNPDKKSSILCFVGPPGVGKTSIGKSIAEALDRPFFRFSLGGMRDEAEIKGHRRTYIGAMPGKIIEALKIVKSKNPVLMLDEIDKLGASFQGDPSSALLEVLDPEQNSSFRDHYLDLPFDLSNILFITTANTLDTIPRPLLDRMEVIRLSGYIMEEKIKIATKYIIPRQLKAHGLIAKNVKFTNKAIADIVNGYAREAGVRNFERMIEKICRKIAADVVSNNKENYNITIDSKDLEKYLKKPIFTEDFTEKDLKPGNAIGLAWTSMGGATLTIESIKVQEKKDAGTINITGQLGEVMTESVQIAYSYVKSVAKNYGVDENYFNDAIIHLHIPEGATPKDGPSAGITLATALLSLAMNKVIRNDTAMTGELSLNGKVLPIGGLKEKTIAAKRLGFIKHIIIPFENKRDLDEIPDKVKSSLIFHPVKQVEEVFDFMFKLNKQNKKTDKASTKSKKTKK encoded by the coding sequence ATGAGTGAAAATAATGAAAATAAAGAAAACAAAAATAACGATATAGAAAAAAATGAAAATATAGAAAATAAAACTGAAGATAAAACTATTGAAACAAATCAAGAAAACGATTCTGATAATGCTGTATCAATAGTTGAAGATAAACTTCCCTCAAGACTAATAATAATACCTGTAATGGGAAAGCCATTATTTCCAGGTCTTTATGCACCATTTCCAATACCAGCTTCTCAAGCTAATGCTGTAAACAAAGCCATTGCTGAAAATGATGGTTTTTTAGGTCTTAATTTGTATATACAAGATGAGCCTAAAGACATAAAAAAAACAACTATCGATGAAATATATAAAGTGGGCGTTGTTGTAAAAGTATTTAAAAAACTTAATCTTCCAGATGGAGGACTTAATCTCCTTATTAATTCAATTAAAAGATATAAAATAATTAGATACATTTCAACTGACCCTGTAATTAGAGCAGAGCCTTTATATATACCAGACATAGTAACAACAAATAATGATAAAGAGGCAAAAGAAATAAAAGCATATACAAGAGCTTTACTTTCTGAGGTAAAATCATTAAGCGAAAACAACCCTCTTTTTACAGAAGAGATGCGTCTTACAATGGTAAATGTAGATGACCCTGGTAAATTAGCAGATTTTGTTACTTCTATGATAAATGTTGAAAGAGCTAGTCAGCAGGAAATATTAGAAACTTTTGATGTACAGGAAAGATTAGAAAAAGTTTTACTTCTTCTTCAAAAAGAGAGAGAAATAACAAAACTTCAGCAAAAAATTCAAGGAAGCATTAACTCTAAAATACAAAAACAGCAAAGAGATTATTTTCTAAAAGAACAACTAAAAGAGATAAAAAAAGAATTAGGCTACGACACAGACCCTAAACAAAAAGATATAGATAAATATAAAAAAGAGTTAAAAGAATTAAAAATAGTAGATGAAGTAAGAGAGAGAATGGAGCAGGAAATAGAAAAAATTTCTACAATAGATACGCATTCTCCAGAGTACACAGTGTCAAAAAATTATCTTGATACATTGTTTGCACTCCCTTGGAACAAAGAAAACAAAGAGAGAGAAGACATAACAAAAAGCAAAAAAATATTAGACAGAGACCATTATGGACTTGAAGATGTAAAAGAGAGAATATATGAGTTTTTGGCAGTTAGAAAACTAAACCCAGATAAAAAATCTTCAATACTATGTTTTGTAGGCCCTCCTGGTGTTGGTAAAACATCTATAGGAAAAAGCATTGCAGAAGCATTAGACAGACCATTCTTTAGATTCTCATTAGGCGGTATGAGAGATGAGGCAGAAATTAAAGGACACAGAAGAACATATATTGGTGCTATGCCTGGTAAAATAATTGAGGCTCTAAAAATTGTTAAATCTAAAAATCCAGTTTTAATGCTTGATGAAATAGATAAATTAGGAGCAAGCTTTCAGGGAGACCCTTCTAGTGCATTGCTTGAAGTATTAGACCCAGAGCAAAACTCTTCTTTTAGAGACCATTATCTTGATTTGCCTTTTGATTTATCTAATATTTTGTTTATTACAACAGCAAACACATTAGACACTATTCCAAGACCATTGCTTGACAGAATGGAAGTAATTAGACTATCTGGCTACATCATGGAAGAGAAAATAAAAATTGCTACAAAATATATAATACCAAGACAATTAAAAGCACATGGTTTGATTGCTAAAAATGTTAAGTTTACAAACAAGGCTATAGCAGATATAGTTAATGGTTATGCAAGAGAGGCTGGGGTGCGTAACTTCGAGAGAATGATAGAGAAAATATGCAGAAAAATTGCAGCCGATGTAGTTTCAAACAACAAGGAAAATTATAACATAACTATAGATTCTAAAGATTTAGAAAAGTACTTAAAAAAGCCAATTTTTACAGAAGACTTCACAGAAAAAGACTTAAAGCCAGGAAATGCAATAGGTTTAGCTTGGACTTCTATGGGCGGGGCTACATTAACTATAGAATCTATTAAAGTACAAGAGAAAAAAGATGCAGGCACTATAAACATAACAGGACAGCTTGGAGAGGTGATGACAGAGAGCGTGCAGATTGCCTATAGCTATGTAAAAAGTGTTGCTAAAAATTACGGCGTTGATGAAAATTATTTTAATGACGCTATAATACACTTACACATACCAGAAGGTGCTACTCCAAAAGACGGCCCTTCTGCCGGTATTACTTTAGCTACTGCTTTATTATCGCTTGCTATGAATAAAGTTATTAGAAATGATACTGCTATGACAGGTGAGCTTTCTCTCAATGGAAAAGTGCTTCCTATTGGAGGGCTTAAAGAAAAAACTATAGCTGCTAAGAGATTAGGTTTTATTAAACATATTATAATACCTTTTGAAAATAAAAGAGATTTAGATGAAATACCTGATAAAGTTAAAAGTTCTCTTATTTTCCACCCTGTAAAGCAGGTAGAAGAGGTATTTGACTTTATGTTTAAATTAAATAAGCAAAACAAAAAAACTGATAAAGCATCAACTAAATCTAAAAAAACAAAAAAATAA